The Trichosurus vulpecula isolate mTriVul1 chromosome 4, mTriVul1.pri, whole genome shotgun sequence genome contains a region encoding:
- the CASKIN2 gene encoding caskin-2 isoform X7, translated as MGREQDLILAVKNGDVAGVQKLVAKFKAAKSKLLGSTKKLNVNYQDTDGFSALHHAALGGSLELMALLLEAQATVDIKDSNGMRPLHYAAWQGRLEPVRLLLRAAAAVNAASLDGQIPLHLAAQYGHYEVSEMLLQHQSNPCLVNKAKKTPLDLACEFGRLKVAQLLLNSHLCVALLEGEAKDPSDPNYTTPLHLAAKNGHKEVIRQLLRAGIEINRQTKTGTALHEAALYGKTDVVRLLLEGGVDVNIRNTYNQTALDIVNQFTTSQASREIKQLLREASGILKVRALKDFWNLHDPTALNIRAGDIITVLEQHPDGRWKGHIHESQLGTDRVGYFPPGIVEVVSKRAGVTIPRPSAGTIPLRPNFARTPQLPTDDPLHPLTYSQLPRIGISPDSPAASDRNSVGSEGSVGSIRSAGSGQSSEGPNGHNTGLLIENSQPLTPTGEDLSLPGLHPTSLPEGLSHWSLTNHRPREQIFNQDVRPEQLLEGKDAQAIHNWLSEFQLESYTTHFLQAGYDVPTISRMTPEDLTAIGVTKPGHRKKIATEITQLNIAEWLPSYIPADLLEWLGALGLPQYHKQLVSSGYDSMGLVADLTWEELQEIGVNKLGHQKKLMLGVKRLAELRRSLLQGEGLSGGGGGSGRRVAGGPEVMAIEGLENGDGPAGPRLVTFQASELSPELQAAMARGTPEPLTLPPTRSPSQESIGARSRGSGHSQEQPTPRPNTGHPSPPPERNLPEGNEHPSSKDTPPYMLMHPHSSPPSPAPMPPSSASRAFSYLSASPSTPPDPPRPKRRSHSLSRPGLTEGEAEGPVGSALDSYATLTRRPGRSTLTQVSPGSALTRGAPRSQSFALRARRKGPPPPPPKRLSSVSGTTPDSLLSGGSPGPEEEAVASRRRTLSEPTGPSDPPSSPAPGSPASDTEEERGSEGTSRSRGSSGEGLPFAEEGNLTIKQRPKPAGPLNREVSIPPGLDFNLTESDTVKRRPKCREREPLQTALLAFGAASPTPVVSAPLPSQPTMDSPAPPPPSSSTPTPSGPASNNSLTLNTPAFPLSTNTLTQIPGPQLPGSGLEDSVATPQKGEMSPAPPLALIKVPVGGPSHKPVSVACTQLAFSGPKLAPKLGSRPIPPPKPESGGAPIAAHAQQRLEQTSSSLAAALRAAEKSIGVEDQEGLSQPGDSKHILDDISTMFDALADQLDAMLD; from the exons AACTCCTTGGCTCCACCAAGAAGCTCAACGTAAACTACCAGGATACAGATGG GTTCTCCGCTCTGCACCATGCAGCCTTGGGGGGCAGCCTGGAACTGATGGCATTACTACTAGAGGCACAGGCCACAGTGGATATCAAAGACAGCAATG GCATGCGTCCCTTGCACTACGCAGCCTGGCAGGGCCGGCTGGAACCCGTGCGCCTGCTCCTGAGAGCAGCCGCTGCCGTCAATGCTGCTTCCCTGGACGGGCAGATCCCACTGCACCTGGCGGCCCAGTACGGGCATTATGAAGTG TCAGAGATGCTTCTGCAGCATCAGTCTAACCCCTGCCTGGTTAACAAGGCTAAGAAGACCCCGCTGGATTTGGCCTGTGAGTTTGGACGACTCAAG GTAGCCCAGCTACTCCTAAATAGCCACCTGTGTGTGGCTTTGCTGGAGGGTGAGGCCAAAGATCCGAGTGACCCCAACTACACTACCCCACTGCACCTGGCTGCCAAGAATGGGCACAAGGAGGTTATCAG GCAGCTGCTGAGGGCTGGGATCGAGATCAACCGCCAGACGAAGACAGGCACCGCCCTGCATGAGGCAGCGCTCTATGGGAAGACCGACGTGGTGCGGTTGCTGCTGGAG GGTGGTGTGGACGTGAACATCAGGAATACGTATAACCAGACAGCCCTGGATATCGTGAACCAATTCACTACTTCTCAGGCCAGCCGGGAAATCAAGCAATTACTACGGG aagCATCAGGGATCCTGAAGGTCCGGGCTCTCAAGGATTTCTGGAACCTCCATGACCCTACTGCCCTCAATATCCGGGCTGGAGACATCATCACG GTTCTCGAACAACACCCTGATGGACGATGGAAGGGACACATACATGAGAGCCAACTGGGCACTGACCGGGTGGGATACTTCCCACCGGGCATCGTTGAAGTGGTCAGCAAGCGGGCTGGGGTCACCATACCCCGCCCCTCAGCTGGGACCATACCTCTGCGGCCAAATTTTGCCAGGACCCCTCAGTTGCCAACTGATGACCCCCTGCACCCTCTCACTTATAGCCAACTTCCTCGGATTGGCATTAGCCCAGATAGCCCAG cAGCCAGTGACAGGAACAGCGTGGGCAGTGAAGGGAGTGTGGGCAGCATCCGCAGTGCAGGTAGCGGTCAAAGTTCAGAAGGCCCAAATGGACATAACACCGGCCTCCTCATTGAGAATAGCCAG CCACTGACCCCTACTGGAGAAGACCTGTCTCTGCCTGGCCTGCACCCCACATCCCTGCCAG AAGGCTTGAGCCACTGGTCTCTGACAAACCACCGCCCTAGGGAACAAATCTTCAACCAGGATGTGAGACCAGAACAGCTGCTGGAGGGGAAG gaTGCTCAGGCTATTCACAATTGGCTGAGCGAGTTCCAGCTGGAAAGCTATACCACTCACTTCCTGCAGGCTGGTTACGACGTGCCAACCATCAGCCGAATGACGCCAGAG GACCTGACAGCCATTGGGGTGACGAAGCCTGGGCACAGGAAGAAGATTGCTACTGAGATCACCCAGCTTAACATTGCAGAATGGCTACCTAGCTATATCCCG GCGGACCTGCTGGAGTGGCTAGGGGCCCTGGGGCTGCCTCAGTACCACAAACAACTAGTGAGCAGTGGCTATGATTCCATGGGGCTGGTGGCCGACCTTACCTGGGAGGAGCTGCAGGAAATTGGAGTCAATAAACTCG GTCATCAGAAGAAGCTGATGCTGGGAGTGAAACGTCTGGCAGAGCTTCGACGGAGCTTGCTCCAGGGGGAGGGactgagtgggggtgggggtgggagtgggaggcgAGTGGCCGGGGGTCCAGAAGTGATGGCCATTGAGGGGTTGGAGAATGGCGATGGCCCTGCTGGACCCCGGCTGGTCACCTTCCAAGCCAGTGAACTCAGCCCTGAGCTGCAAGCAGCCATGGCCAGGGGTACCCCAGAGCCGCTGACCTTGCCCCCAACCCGTTCCCCTAGCCAGGAGAGCATTGGGGCACGTTCTAGGGGTTCTGGGCACTCTCAGGAACAGCCTACCCCTAGACCCAATACTGGGCACCCCAGTCCCCCTCCGGAGAGGAATCTGCCAGAGGGTAACGAACACCCTTCCAGCAAGGACACACCCCCCTATATGCTCATGCATCCCCATAGTTCACCCCCTAGTCCAGCTCCCATGCCACCTTCTAGTGCCTCCCGGGCCTTCTCCTACTTGTCTGCTTCCCCTTCAACTCCTCCTGACCCTCCCCGACCCAAACGCCGCTCCCACAGCTTGAGCCGCCCAGGATTGACAGAAGGGGAGGCTGAAGGACCAGTGGGCAGTGCCTTGGACAGCTATGCTACCTTGACTCGGCGCCCTGGTCGAAGCACCTTGACCCAGGTTAGCCCTGGCTCTGCTCTGACTAGAGGGGCTCCCCGTAGCCAGTCCTTTGCCTTACGAGCTCGCCGAAAAGGGCCTCCGCCTCCACCACCAAAACGTCTCAGCTCTGTCTCTGGTACCACGCCAGACTCTCTGTTGTCTGGTGGGAGTCCAGGGCCCGAAGAAGAAGCCGTAGCATCCCGGAGACGCACACTGAGTGAACCAACTGGTCCTTCGGATCCCCCCAGCTCTCCTGCACCTGGGAGTCCTGCTTCAGACACAGAAGAGGAGCGGGGTTCTGAAGGAACATCCCGATCCCGGGGCAGCTCTGGTGAGGGACTGCCCTTTGCTGAAGAAGGCAACCTGACTATCAAGCAGCGGCCCAAACCTGCTGGGCCCTTGAACCGCGAGGTCTCTATCCCCCCTGGACTTGACTTCAACCTTACAGAGTCAGACACTGTCAAACGGAGGCCCAAATGTCGGGAGAGAGAGCCACTGCAGACAGCACTTCTGGCTTTTGGAGCTGCCAGTCCTACCCCAGTTGTCTCAGCCCCACTACCTTCACAGCCCACCATGGATTCCCCAGCACCTCCCCCACCCAgctcctccactcccaccccttcTGGTCCTGCCTCTAACAATTCACTGACTCTTAACACCCCTGCATTCCCCCTCTCCACCAATACCTTGACTCAGATTCCTGGTCCCCAGTTGCCTGGGTCTGGCCTGGAGGACTCAGTGGCCACCCCTCAAAAGGGGGAGATGTCCCCAGCCCCACCCTTGGCCCTCATCAAAGTGCCAGTAGGAG GACCATCTCACAAACCTGTGTCAGTGGCTTGTACACAACTTGCATTCTCAGGGCCTAAGCTGGCTCCCAAACTTGGTTCTCGCCCCATCCCCCCACCAAAACCTGAGAGTGGGGGAGCACCCATTGCTGCTCATGCCCAGCAGAGACTAGAGCAGACCAGCTCTTCCCTGGCAGCTGCCCTGAGGGCAGCTGAAAAGAGCATCGGTGTTGAGGATCAAGAAGG CCTTTCCCAGCCTGGCGATTCCAAACACATCCTGGATGATATCAGCACCATGTTTGATGCCTTAGCTGACCAACTGGATGCCATGCTGGACTGA
- the CASKIN2 gene encoding caskin-2 isoform X4, whose amino-acid sequence MGREQDLILAVKNGDVAGVQKLVAKFKAAKSKLLGSTKKLNVNYQDTDGFSALHHAALGGSLELMALLLEAQATVDIKDSNGMRPLHYAAWQGRLEPVRLLLRAAAAVNAASLDGQIPLHLAAQYGHYEVSEMLLQHQSNPCLVNKAKKTPLDLACEFGRLKVAQLLLNSHLCVALLEGEAKDPSDPNYTTPLHLAAKNGHKEVIRQLLRAGIEINRQTKTGTALHEAALYGKTDVVRLLLEGGVDVNIRNTYNQTALDIVNQFTTSQASREIKQLLREASGILKVRALKDFWNLHDPTALNIRAGDIITVLEQHPDGRWKGHIHESQLGTDRVGYFPPGIVEVVSKRAGVTIPRPSAGTIPLRPNFARTPQLPTDDPLHPLTYSQLPRIGISPDSPAASDRNSVGSEGSVGSIRSAGSGQSSEGPNGHNTGLLIENSQPLTPTGEDLSLPGLHPTSLPGLSHWSLTNHRPREQIFNQDVRPEQLLEGKDAQAIHNWLSEFQLESYTTHFLQAGYDVPTISRMTPEDLTAIGVTKPGHRKKIATEITQLNIAEWLPSYIPADLLEWLGALGLPQYHKQLVSSGYDSMGLVADLTWEELQEIGVNKLGHQKKLMLGVKRLAELRRSLLQGEGLSGGGGGSGRRVAGGPEVMAIEGLENGDGPAGPRLVTFQASELSPELQAAMARGTPEPLTLPPTRSPSQESIGARSRGSGHSQEQPTPRPNTGHPSPPPERNLPEGNEHPSSKDTPPYMLMHPHSSPPSPAPMPPSSASRAFSYLSASPSTPPDPPRPKRRSHSLSRPGLTEGEAEGPVGSALDSYATLTRRPGRSTLTQVSPGSALTRGAPRSQSFALRARRKGPPPPPPKRLSSVSGTTPDSLLSGGSPGPEEEAVASRRRTLSEPTGPSDPPSSPAPGSPASDTEEERGSEGTSRSRGSSGEGLPFAEEGNLTIKQRPKPAGPLNREVSIPPGLDFNLTESDTVKRRPKCREREPLQTALLAFGAASPTPVVSAPLPSQPTMDSPAPPPPSSSTPTPSGPASNNSLTLNTPAFPLSTNTLTQIPGPQLPGSGLEDSVATPQKGEMSPAPPLALIKVPVGGMRGWRRGIMGFERPFFLLQITDWPFSSSLGPSHKPVSVACTQLAFSGPKLAPKLGSRPIPPPKPESGGAPIAAHAQQRLEQTSSSLAAALRAAEKSIGVEDQEGSLSQPGDSKHILDDISTMFDALADQLDAMLD is encoded by the exons AACTCCTTGGCTCCACCAAGAAGCTCAACGTAAACTACCAGGATACAGATGG GTTCTCCGCTCTGCACCATGCAGCCTTGGGGGGCAGCCTGGAACTGATGGCATTACTACTAGAGGCACAGGCCACAGTGGATATCAAAGACAGCAATG GCATGCGTCCCTTGCACTACGCAGCCTGGCAGGGCCGGCTGGAACCCGTGCGCCTGCTCCTGAGAGCAGCCGCTGCCGTCAATGCTGCTTCCCTGGACGGGCAGATCCCACTGCACCTGGCGGCCCAGTACGGGCATTATGAAGTG TCAGAGATGCTTCTGCAGCATCAGTCTAACCCCTGCCTGGTTAACAAGGCTAAGAAGACCCCGCTGGATTTGGCCTGTGAGTTTGGACGACTCAAG GTAGCCCAGCTACTCCTAAATAGCCACCTGTGTGTGGCTTTGCTGGAGGGTGAGGCCAAAGATCCGAGTGACCCCAACTACACTACCCCACTGCACCTGGCTGCCAAGAATGGGCACAAGGAGGTTATCAG GCAGCTGCTGAGGGCTGGGATCGAGATCAACCGCCAGACGAAGACAGGCACCGCCCTGCATGAGGCAGCGCTCTATGGGAAGACCGACGTGGTGCGGTTGCTGCTGGAG GGTGGTGTGGACGTGAACATCAGGAATACGTATAACCAGACAGCCCTGGATATCGTGAACCAATTCACTACTTCTCAGGCCAGCCGGGAAATCAAGCAATTACTACGGG aagCATCAGGGATCCTGAAGGTCCGGGCTCTCAAGGATTTCTGGAACCTCCATGACCCTACTGCCCTCAATATCCGGGCTGGAGACATCATCACG GTTCTCGAACAACACCCTGATGGACGATGGAAGGGACACATACATGAGAGCCAACTGGGCACTGACCGGGTGGGATACTTCCCACCGGGCATCGTTGAAGTGGTCAGCAAGCGGGCTGGGGTCACCATACCCCGCCCCTCAGCTGGGACCATACCTCTGCGGCCAAATTTTGCCAGGACCCCTCAGTTGCCAACTGATGACCCCCTGCACCCTCTCACTTATAGCCAACTTCCTCGGATTGGCATTAGCCCAGATAGCCCAG cAGCCAGTGACAGGAACAGCGTGGGCAGTGAAGGGAGTGTGGGCAGCATCCGCAGTGCAGGTAGCGGTCAAAGTTCAGAAGGCCCAAATGGACATAACACCGGCCTCCTCATTGAGAATAGCCAG CCACTGACCCCTACTGGAGAAGACCTGTCTCTGCCTGGCCTGCACCCCACATCCCTGCCAG GCTTGAGCCACTGGTCTCTGACAAACCACCGCCCTAGGGAACAAATCTTCAACCAGGATGTGAGACCAGAACAGCTGCTGGAGGGGAAG gaTGCTCAGGCTATTCACAATTGGCTGAGCGAGTTCCAGCTGGAAAGCTATACCACTCACTTCCTGCAGGCTGGTTACGACGTGCCAACCATCAGCCGAATGACGCCAGAG GACCTGACAGCCATTGGGGTGACGAAGCCTGGGCACAGGAAGAAGATTGCTACTGAGATCACCCAGCTTAACATTGCAGAATGGCTACCTAGCTATATCCCG GCGGACCTGCTGGAGTGGCTAGGGGCCCTGGGGCTGCCTCAGTACCACAAACAACTAGTGAGCAGTGGCTATGATTCCATGGGGCTGGTGGCCGACCTTACCTGGGAGGAGCTGCAGGAAATTGGAGTCAATAAACTCG GTCATCAGAAGAAGCTGATGCTGGGAGTGAAACGTCTGGCAGAGCTTCGACGGAGCTTGCTCCAGGGGGAGGGactgagtgggggtgggggtgggagtgggaggcgAGTGGCCGGGGGTCCAGAAGTGATGGCCATTGAGGGGTTGGAGAATGGCGATGGCCCTGCTGGACCCCGGCTGGTCACCTTCCAAGCCAGTGAACTCAGCCCTGAGCTGCAAGCAGCCATGGCCAGGGGTACCCCAGAGCCGCTGACCTTGCCCCCAACCCGTTCCCCTAGCCAGGAGAGCATTGGGGCACGTTCTAGGGGTTCTGGGCACTCTCAGGAACAGCCTACCCCTAGACCCAATACTGGGCACCCCAGTCCCCCTCCGGAGAGGAATCTGCCAGAGGGTAACGAACACCCTTCCAGCAAGGACACACCCCCCTATATGCTCATGCATCCCCATAGTTCACCCCCTAGTCCAGCTCCCATGCCACCTTCTAGTGCCTCCCGGGCCTTCTCCTACTTGTCTGCTTCCCCTTCAACTCCTCCTGACCCTCCCCGACCCAAACGCCGCTCCCACAGCTTGAGCCGCCCAGGATTGACAGAAGGGGAGGCTGAAGGACCAGTGGGCAGTGCCTTGGACAGCTATGCTACCTTGACTCGGCGCCCTGGTCGAAGCACCTTGACCCAGGTTAGCCCTGGCTCTGCTCTGACTAGAGGGGCTCCCCGTAGCCAGTCCTTTGCCTTACGAGCTCGCCGAAAAGGGCCTCCGCCTCCACCACCAAAACGTCTCAGCTCTGTCTCTGGTACCACGCCAGACTCTCTGTTGTCTGGTGGGAGTCCAGGGCCCGAAGAAGAAGCCGTAGCATCCCGGAGACGCACACTGAGTGAACCAACTGGTCCTTCGGATCCCCCCAGCTCTCCTGCACCTGGGAGTCCTGCTTCAGACACAGAAGAGGAGCGGGGTTCTGAAGGAACATCCCGATCCCGGGGCAGCTCTGGTGAGGGACTGCCCTTTGCTGAAGAAGGCAACCTGACTATCAAGCAGCGGCCCAAACCTGCTGGGCCCTTGAACCGCGAGGTCTCTATCCCCCCTGGACTTGACTTCAACCTTACAGAGTCAGACACTGTCAAACGGAGGCCCAAATGTCGGGAGAGAGAGCCACTGCAGACAGCACTTCTGGCTTTTGGAGCTGCCAGTCCTACCCCAGTTGTCTCAGCCCCACTACCTTCACAGCCCACCATGGATTCCCCAGCACCTCCCCCACCCAgctcctccactcccaccccttcTGGTCCTGCCTCTAACAATTCACTGACTCTTAACACCCCTGCATTCCCCCTCTCCACCAATACCTTGACTCAGATTCCTGGTCCCCAGTTGCCTGGGTCTGGCCTGGAGGACTCAGTGGCCACCCCTCAAAAGGGGGAGATGTCCCCAGCCCCACCCTTGGCCCTCATCAAAGTGCCAGTAGGAGGTATGAGGGGATGGCGGAGGGGTATTATGGGTTTTGAGAGGCCCTTTTTCCTATTGCAGATAACAGACTGGCCGTTTTCTTCCTCCTTAGGACCATCTCACAAACCTGTGTCAGTGGCTTGTACACAACTTGCATTCTCAGGGCCTAAGCTGGCTCCCAAACTTGGTTCTCGCCCCATCCCCCCACCAAAACCTGAGAGTGGGGGAGCACCCATTGCTGCTCATGCCCAGCAGAGACTAGAGCAGACCAGCTCTTCCCTGGCAGCTGCCCTGAGGGCAGCTGAAAAGAGCATCGGTGTTGAGGATCAAGAAGG CAGCCTTTCCCAGCCTGGCGATTCCAAACACATCCTGGATGATATCAGCACCATGTTTGATGCCTTAGCTGACCAACTGGATGCCATGCTGGACTGA
- the CASKIN2 gene encoding caskin-2 isoform X9, producing MGREQDLILAVKNGDVAGVQKLVAKFKAAKSKLLGSTKKLNVNYQDTDGFSALHHAALGGSLELMALLLEAQATVDIKDSNGMRPLHYAAWQGRLEPVRLLLRAAAAVNAASLDGQIPLHLAAQYGHYEVSEMLLQHQSNPCLVNKAKKTPLDLACEFGRLKVAQLLLNSHLCVALLEGEAKDPSDPNYTTPLHLAAKNGHKEVIRQLLRAGIEINRQTKTGTALHEAALYGKTDVVRLLLEGGVDVNIRNTYNQTALDIVNQFTTSQASREIKQLLREASGILKVRALKDFWNLHDPTALNIRAGDIITVLEQHPDGRWKGHIHESQLGTDRVGYFPPGIVEVVSKRAGVTIPRPSAGTIPLRPNFARTPQLPTDDPLHPLTYSQLPRIGISPDSPASDRNSVGSEGSVGSIRSAGSGQSSEGPNGHNTGLLIENSQPLTPTGEDLSLPGLHPTSLPEGLSHWSLTNHRPREQIFNQDVRPEQLLEGKDAQAIHNWLSEFQLESYTTHFLQAGYDVPTISRMTPEDLTAIGVTKPGHRKKIATEITQLNIAEWLPSYIPADLLEWLGALGLPQYHKQLVSSGYDSMGLVADLTWEELQEIGVNKLGHQKKLMLGVKRLAELRRSLLQGEGLSGGGGGSGRRVAGGPEVMAIEGLENGDGPAGPRLVTFQASELSPELQAAMARGTPEPLTLPPTRSPSQESIGARSRGSGHSQEQPTPRPNTGHPSPPPERNLPEGNEHPSSKDTPPYMLMHPHSSPPSPAPMPPSSASRAFSYLSASPSTPPDPPRPKRRSHSLSRPGLTEGEAEGPVGSALDSYATLTRRPGRSTLTQVSPGSALTRGAPRSQSFALRARRKGPPPPPPKRLSSVSGTTPDSLLSGGSPGPEEEAVASRRRTLSEPTGPSDPPSSPAPGSPASDTEEERGSEGTSRSRGSSGEGLPFAEEGNLTIKQRPKPAGPLNREVSIPPGLDFNLTESDTVKRRPKCREREPLQTALLAFGAASPTPVVSAPLPSQPTMDSPAPPPPSSSTPTPSGPASNNSLTLNTPAFPLSTNTLTQIPGPQLPGSGLEDSVATPQKGEMSPAPPLALIKVPVGGPSHKPVSVACTQLAFSGPKLAPKLGSRPIPPPKPESGGAPIAAHAQQRLEQTSSSLAAALRAAEKSIGVEDQEGLSQPGDSKHILDDISTMFDALADQLDAMLD from the exons AACTCCTTGGCTCCACCAAGAAGCTCAACGTAAACTACCAGGATACAGATGG GTTCTCCGCTCTGCACCATGCAGCCTTGGGGGGCAGCCTGGAACTGATGGCATTACTACTAGAGGCACAGGCCACAGTGGATATCAAAGACAGCAATG GCATGCGTCCCTTGCACTACGCAGCCTGGCAGGGCCGGCTGGAACCCGTGCGCCTGCTCCTGAGAGCAGCCGCTGCCGTCAATGCTGCTTCCCTGGACGGGCAGATCCCACTGCACCTGGCGGCCCAGTACGGGCATTATGAAGTG TCAGAGATGCTTCTGCAGCATCAGTCTAACCCCTGCCTGGTTAACAAGGCTAAGAAGACCCCGCTGGATTTGGCCTGTGAGTTTGGACGACTCAAG GTAGCCCAGCTACTCCTAAATAGCCACCTGTGTGTGGCTTTGCTGGAGGGTGAGGCCAAAGATCCGAGTGACCCCAACTACACTACCCCACTGCACCTGGCTGCCAAGAATGGGCACAAGGAGGTTATCAG GCAGCTGCTGAGGGCTGGGATCGAGATCAACCGCCAGACGAAGACAGGCACCGCCCTGCATGAGGCAGCGCTCTATGGGAAGACCGACGTGGTGCGGTTGCTGCTGGAG GGTGGTGTGGACGTGAACATCAGGAATACGTATAACCAGACAGCCCTGGATATCGTGAACCAATTCACTACTTCTCAGGCCAGCCGGGAAATCAAGCAATTACTACGGG aagCATCAGGGATCCTGAAGGTCCGGGCTCTCAAGGATTTCTGGAACCTCCATGACCCTACTGCCCTCAATATCCGGGCTGGAGACATCATCACG GTTCTCGAACAACACCCTGATGGACGATGGAAGGGACACATACATGAGAGCCAACTGGGCACTGACCGGGTGGGATACTTCCCACCGGGCATCGTTGAAGTGGTCAGCAAGCGGGCTGGGGTCACCATACCCCGCCCCTCAGCTGGGACCATACCTCTGCGGCCAAATTTTGCCAGGACCCCTCAGTTGCCAACTGATGACCCCCTGCACCCTCTCACTTATAGCCAACTTCCTCGGATTGGCATTAGCCCAGATAGCCCAG CCAGTGACAGGAACAGCGTGGGCAGTGAAGGGAGTGTGGGCAGCATCCGCAGTGCAGGTAGCGGTCAAAGTTCAGAAGGCCCAAATGGACATAACACCGGCCTCCTCATTGAGAATAGCCAG CCACTGACCCCTACTGGAGAAGACCTGTCTCTGCCTGGCCTGCACCCCACATCCCTGCCAG AAGGCTTGAGCCACTGGTCTCTGACAAACCACCGCCCTAGGGAACAAATCTTCAACCAGGATGTGAGACCAGAACAGCTGCTGGAGGGGAAG gaTGCTCAGGCTATTCACAATTGGCTGAGCGAGTTCCAGCTGGAAAGCTATACCACTCACTTCCTGCAGGCTGGTTACGACGTGCCAACCATCAGCCGAATGACGCCAGAG GACCTGACAGCCATTGGGGTGACGAAGCCTGGGCACAGGAAGAAGATTGCTACTGAGATCACCCAGCTTAACATTGCAGAATGGCTACCTAGCTATATCCCG GCGGACCTGCTGGAGTGGCTAGGGGCCCTGGGGCTGCCTCAGTACCACAAACAACTAGTGAGCAGTGGCTATGATTCCATGGGGCTGGTGGCCGACCTTACCTGGGAGGAGCTGCAGGAAATTGGAGTCAATAAACTCG GTCATCAGAAGAAGCTGATGCTGGGAGTGAAACGTCTGGCAGAGCTTCGACGGAGCTTGCTCCAGGGGGAGGGactgagtgggggtgggggtgggagtgggaggcgAGTGGCCGGGGGTCCAGAAGTGATGGCCATTGAGGGGTTGGAGAATGGCGATGGCCCTGCTGGACCCCGGCTGGTCACCTTCCAAGCCAGTGAACTCAGCCCTGAGCTGCAAGCAGCCATGGCCAGGGGTACCCCAGAGCCGCTGACCTTGCCCCCAACCCGTTCCCCTAGCCAGGAGAGCATTGGGGCACGTTCTAGGGGTTCTGGGCACTCTCAGGAACAGCCTACCCCTAGACCCAATACTGGGCACCCCAGTCCCCCTCCGGAGAGGAATCTGCCAGAGGGTAACGAACACCCTTCCAGCAAGGACACACCCCCCTATATGCTCATGCATCCCCATAGTTCACCCCCTAGTCCAGCTCCCATGCCACCTTCTAGTGCCTCCCGGGCCTTCTCCTACTTGTCTGCTTCCCCTTCAACTCCTCCTGACCCTCCCCGACCCAAACGCCGCTCCCACAGCTTGAGCCGCCCAGGATTGACAGAAGGGGAGGCTGAAGGACCAGTGGGCAGTGCCTTGGACAGCTATGCTACCTTGACTCGGCGCCCTGGTCGAAGCACCTTGACCCAGGTTAGCCCTGGCTCTGCTCTGACTAGAGGGGCTCCCCGTAGCCAGTCCTTTGCCTTACGAGCTCGCCGAAAAGGGCCTCCGCCTCCACCACCAAAACGTCTCAGCTCTGTCTCTGGTACCACGCCAGACTCTCTGTTGTCTGGTGGGAGTCCAGGGCCCGAAGAAGAAGCCGTAGCATCCCGGAGACGCACACTGAGTGAACCAACTGGTCCTTCGGATCCCCCCAGCTCTCCTGCACCTGGGAGTCCTGCTTCAGACACAGAAGAGGAGCGGGGTTCTGAAGGAACATCCCGATCCCGGGGCAGCTCTGGTGAGGGACTGCCCTTTGCTGAAGAAGGCAACCTGACTATCAAGCAGCGGCCCAAACCTGCTGGGCCCTTGAACCGCGAGGTCTCTATCCCCCCTGGACTTGACTTCAACCTTACAGAGTCAGACACTGTCAAACGGAGGCCCAAATGTCGGGAGAGAGAGCCACTGCAGACAGCACTTCTGGCTTTTGGAGCTGCCAGTCCTACCCCAGTTGTCTCAGCCCCACTACCTTCACAGCCCACCATGGATTCCCCAGCACCTCCCCCACCCAgctcctccactcccaccccttcTGGTCCTGCCTCTAACAATTCACTGACTCTTAACACCCCTGCATTCCCCCTCTCCACCAATACCTTGACTCAGATTCCTGGTCCCCAGTTGCCTGGGTCTGGCCTGGAGGACTCAGTGGCCACCCCTCAAAAGGGGGAGATGTCCCCAGCCCCACCCTTGGCCCTCATCAAAGTGCCAGTAGGAG GACCATCTCACAAACCTGTGTCAGTGGCTTGTACACAACTTGCATTCTCAGGGCCTAAGCTGGCTCCCAAACTTGGTTCTCGCCCCATCCCCCCACCAAAACCTGAGAGTGGGGGAGCACCCATTGCTGCTCATGCCCAGCAGAGACTAGAGCAGACCAGCTCTTCCCTGGCAGCTGCCCTGAGGGCAGCTGAAAAGAGCATCGGTGTTGAGGATCAAGAAGG CCTTTCCCAGCCTGGCGATTCCAAACACATCCTGGATGATATCAGCACCATGTTTGATGCCTTAGCTGACCAACTGGATGCCATGCTGGACTGA